From Bradyrhizobium erythrophlei:
GGGTCTCGCCTTCGGCGAGCCCGATGACAGGCTCCGGCGGGGTATCCAGTACGCCGCTGCCTCTCGCTTCTATCGCTGGCGCCTCGGAGTACTGGATCGCCCGCTTTCGCGGGCGATGACAGCTGAGGCGTGTTGCGCAGCTCGGAGTATCGCGCGTTGCCAGGAAACGAGCGTCGCATCAATCCCCGCGTCGGGTGCGACGGGTAAGTTCGCGCGCTTCGTAATTCTCGCCGATCGACATCGCGCAGATGCGCGAGATCCGGACGTAGGGAAGTCCGGTCTCCTTGGCCCAGGCATTGAACTGCGCCTGCACCTTGGCCAGGTCCGTCTTCGATTTGACCTCCTCGGCGATGTCGAGTCCCGCGTCGCGCAAGCAGGCCGTGACGTCCTTCGAAGTGACAAAACCATCCCAGCCAAGGAAGCGCAGCAGCATTTGGCCGGTATTGCCGCCGAGCCGGCTGCCGCGTTTGGCGAGCAGGTTCAAGAGTCCGACCTCATCCGAAGACGGCCAATTCGCCAGGAACCGTCCGAAGCCGCCATGTTCGGCCGCGATCTCCTGCACGAAGCGGGCGTTATCGCGCACCGACATGATCTTTGCGCCATGGCGCACGATGCGCGTATCGCTCACCAGCGCTTCCCAGAATTCGTCGGGCTTGAATGCCAGCGTGGCCGGCTGAAAGCCGAGGAAAGCCTCCTCAAAGCCCGGCCATCTTGCTTCGATTACGCTCCAGGCGAAGCCCGCGGAAAACACCCGCCGCGCCATCTCGGCAAGGACGCGGTCGTCGGCGAGCTCGATCAGGGATCGCGGATCCGGAATCGGCGGCAGAAGCTTTTTGAGCGCGGACGCTCCTCCCTTGCGCTTCTCGGCGCGGGCACGGATGGCCTTGAACGACGTCACGCGGCGAAGACCTTTTGCACACCTGGCGGAAGCCATTCCCGCCTCGCCTCCGATCTTAAGGCCGCGGCGGTGGCGATGACAATGTGAGCGCGGCCGAGGCCAGGGCGAGGCCGAGCGCTGCCGCGGAGCAATTTCTGACACTTCCCGGTTGCAAAAAACGGCGGGCACGGCATGCTCTGCGCCAATGCCCGCGAAACCCAGCGATAAACCGGATCCGCCTGCCGAGAAGCCGCATTATCACGGCCATCGCGAGCGGTTGCGTGAACGTTTTCGTAGCGCCGGCCCTGACGCCCTGAGCGATTACGAGCTGCTGGAGATGGTATTGTTCACCGCCCAGCCGAGGGGCGATATGAAGCCGGCTGCCAAGAACCTGCTCAAGAAATTCGGCTCCTTCGCCGAAGTCGTGCATGCGCCCGAGACGCTGCTGCGCGAGGTCGATGGCATCGGCGACGCCTCCGCCATCCAGCTCAAGCTGATCGCCGCGGCCGCCGGCCGCATCGCCAAGGGCCAATTGAAGGCGCGCACCTTGCTGTCGTCGTGGAACGACGTGATCGACTATTGCCGCACCACGATGGCGTTCGCCGACAAGGAGCAGTTCCGCATCCTGTTTCTCGACAAGCGCAACCAGTTGATCGCGGACGAGGTCCAGCAGACCGGCACCGTCGACCACACCCCGGTCTATCCGCGCGAGGTGATCAAGCGCGCGCTGGAATTATCGGCCACCGCGATCCTCTTGGTGCACAACCACCCCTCCGGCGATCCGACACCGTCGCAGGCCGACATCCAGATGACGAAAGCGATCATCGACATCGCGACCCCGCTCGGCATTTCCGTGCACGACCACATCATCGTCGGCAGAGGCGGCCATGCGAGCATGAAGGGGCTGAAGCTGATTTAGGATGACGACATCCGCGCATTAGCCACCTCCAGGCGCGCCGCCTCAGCAGGCCTTGTTCAGGCCTGTTGTCCCGCACCGCAGCAAATTTACGAAGAGCGCGACGCTCTAATCCGATACCTCTGTCAGAATCTAAATCCCAGTTTAGAAAATGTCTGGGCACCACCGAGCGCGTCTCAAAAAAAATCGGGATAGCTCGGGATATTTTGCGCCCTTCCGGTGTTTTGTTGGCAGCGATCGAGCCCCACCGCCTGGACGGCGATGGTCAATGCGCAAGTAGAGCGTTGGCCAATGCGCTCTATTTAATTCCCCAACAACTGTCTCCAGTGCGCAACATAATCTTGAAAGGGAGTGCAGAGATGAAACACGTGCTAGCCTCTCTCACTATCGGCGCTTGCCTGCTGCTTCCGTCGGCTGGGGTGACCCTCGCCGACGATCTCCATAATCTAATACCTAGCCCCAACCTTAATCCCGGAGCAGCATCGGCAGCGCCAGGACAGACTGGTTCGAATGTGCTCGCAAGCTGTGGGGCCACCAGTTTTATATCTATCGGTGCAGGAGCCAAATCGAACGCCGGCAACGGCTCCCCGTTCAATGCGAGCGTAACGAAAAAATATGCTGGAAACCCAGGCAGCCCGGCAACGAATCCCAACGCAGTCTCCCAGTACGACAACGCTTGCGCACAAGCCGCCCTGCACGGGCAAATGCCATAACGCAACCGCGATGCGTTTGAATTGAACAAGTGTTCCGGCGTCAGAGCGGAAGTTGACGGCACGGGGGAAGCGGCGAATGGTCGACGCAGGATAGCCACATGCGTTTCCTTGTGGCGGGTTTGCTTTGCGCATTGATTCTCGGGCTCGGCTACACCTTTAGCCAAGGGAACCCGGCACCGACATACCTCACCGCGCCTGTGGAGCGCGGCAACATCTCAACCCTCGTGAAGGCGAGCGGCACCGTCGAGGCGGTCATCAGCGTCGATGTTAGTTCGCAACTATCCGGGCGAATTGCAGAGGTATTCGTCAATTTCAACGACGCCATCAAGACCGGCCAGCCGATCGCGCAAATCGATCAGGAGATATTTGCCGCCCGCGTCAATGAAGCGAAAGCCGCACTGAGAGTGGCGAGGGCAACCGCCCAAGTGGAAAAGGCCGCGCTGCAACGAGCGACGGTCGGAGTGACGAATGCGCAGACCGCCAAGAAACTCGCGGAGGCTCAGTCGGCGGCTAACAAGGCCAGGCAAGACGAAGTGGAGAGGGATCTCCTGCGAAAGCGCGAGCTGGCACGCACCGGAAGCGGAACCGAGCGAGACTTGAGTCAGGTGCGAGCTCAGCGCGACGCCGGGGCTGCCGACTTGCACGCGTCCCTCGAGCAGATCCAGATGAAGGCGGAGGCCATTGCGATTGCAGAAGCAGAAGAGCACATGGCCGAGGCCAATCTCGAGAATGCACAGGCTGTTGTCGAGCAGAGACAGGCGGCACTCGATCAGGCGGGACTTGATCTCGAACGCACCGTCCTCCGCGCGCCGATTGATGGGATCATCATCAAGCGGGATGTCAATCCCGGGCAAACCGTCGCCGTCAGCCTCGAAGCCAAAACATTATTCAAGATCGCGAACGATCTGCGAGAGATGGAGGTCCACGGCAAGATCGACGAGGCCGATGTCGGGCAGCTGAAGCCGGGCCAGGCGACCCTGTTCACTGTCGACGCTTATCCGGATCGAATCTTCAGTGGACAGGTTTTGCAGATCCGCAAGGCTCCCGAGGTCGTGCAAAACGTCGTCACCTATACGACAATCGTCTCTGCACCGAATCCGGACCTTTTGCTGTTGCCGGGAATGACTGCGCAGCTTGGGATCATCGTGAGTAATACCGGCGAGATCCTCAAAATTCCGAGCCAGGCAATGCGCTTCCGGCCAAACGGCGCCGGTCCTGTGTCGGGTCACCCGAGTGCGAACCCTGCCGCTTCCTCCAGGGGGGCCGCGACCGTGTGGTTAGTCGGTGACGACGGGCGACCGAACCCGGTTGCCGTGAGGCTTGGCGCCAGCGACGACAACAGCGCAGCACTGCTGGACGGCTCGCTTAACGAGGGCCAGCAAGTGATCATCGGGATTGCCAACTCGCAGCAGCAAAGGGGCTATTTCGGCATTCGCCTTGGATTCTAGGACCTTAAATTGGATCATAAGATGCCGCCGCTGGTCCGGACTGTTGGAATTTCAAAACAGTATCCCTCCGGGGGGACGATCATTCGTGCGGTATTAAACGTGTCGCTCTCGATCGAGCCCGGCGAGTTTGTTGCAATCCGCGGCCGCTCGGGTTCGGGGAAGTCGACCCTGATGAGCCTGTTGGGTCTTTTGGAGCGGCCGGATTCCGGCGAATATGCGCTCAAGGGCCGAGAAGTTGCAAGGCTGAGCGAGGACGCACGCGCGGCCATCAGGAACCAGGAGATCGGCTTCATATTCCAACTGCCGGCCCTTCTGCCGCGGGCAACCGCGCTGGAAAATGTCGCACTTCCTCTCGTTTACGCCGGCGTTGCTGGCTCCGAACGACGTCACAGAGCCAAAGATG
This genomic window contains:
- a CDS encoding DNA-3-methyladenine glycosylase I, encoding MTSFKAIRARAEKRKGGASALKKLLPPIPDPRSLIELADDRVLAEMARRVFSAGFAWSVIEARWPGFEEAFLGFQPATLAFKPDEFWEALVSDTRIVRHGAKIMSVRDNARFVQEIAAEHGGFGRFLANWPSSDEVGLLNLLAKRGSRLGGNTGQMLLRFLGWDGFVTSKDVTACLRDAGLDIAEEVKSKTDLAKVQAQFNAWAKETGLPYVRISRICAMSIGENYEARELTRRTRRGD
- the radC gene encoding RadC family protein — protein: MPAKPSDKPDPPAEKPHYHGHRERLRERFRSAGPDALSDYELLEMVLFTAQPRGDMKPAAKNLLKKFGSFAEVVHAPETLLREVDGIGDASAIQLKLIAAAAGRIAKGQLKARTLLSSWNDVIDYCRTTMAFADKEQFRILFLDKRNQLIADEVQQTGTVDHTPVYPREVIKRALELSATAILLVHNHPSGDPTPSQADIQMTKAIIDIATPLGISVHDHIIVGRGGHASMKGLKLI
- a CDS encoding ABC transporter ATP-binding protein, yielding MPPLVRTVGISKQYPSGGTIIRAVLNVSLSIEPGEFVAIRGRSGSGKSTLMSLLGLLERPDSGEYALKGREVARLSEDARAAIRNQEIGFIFQLPALLPRATALENVALPLVYAGVAGSERRHRAKDALDRVGLAGRSHHWPNQLSGGEQQRVVIARAIVNEPALILADEPTGSLDSGTSDEILSLFERLHRDGHTIIVVTHATDVADRAQRQITLHDGRIIEDAVASGKSSLLNATTLDSPQ
- a CDS encoding efflux RND transporter periplasmic adaptor subunit; amino-acid sequence: MRFLVAGLLCALILGLGYTFSQGNPAPTYLTAPVERGNISTLVKASGTVEAVISVDVSSQLSGRIAEVFVNFNDAIKTGQPIAQIDQEIFAARVNEAKAALRVARATAQVEKAALQRATVGVTNAQTAKKLAEAQSAANKARQDEVERDLLRKRELARTGSGTERDLSQVRAQRDAGAADLHASLEQIQMKAEAIAIAEAEEHMAEANLENAQAVVEQRQAALDQAGLDLERTVLRAPIDGIIIKRDVNPGQTVAVSLEAKTLFKIANDLREMEVHGKIDEADVGQLKPGQATLFTVDAYPDRIFSGQVLQIRKAPEVVQNVVTYTTIVSAPNPDLLLLPGMTAQLGIIVSNTGEILKIPSQAMRFRPNGAGPVSGHPSANPAASSRGAATVWLVGDDGRPNPVAVRLGASDDNSAALLDGSLNEGQQVIIGIANSQQQRGYFGIRLGF